The following coding sequences are from one Caminibacter pacificus window:
- a CDS encoding mechanosensitive ion channel domain-containing protein, with protein sequence MRFLLIFFVLLNFVFAQNVDEILEKIPKNSPTYSLDVALAKKIKTLKFKPYEINLSPKNQVQYLKSFKDLISMQEDFITLPKKIDDLNEKISLLKEQNSTTSDLQKLYYSKLLGIYNKQYEYLSQNLKKIKKTLFEKLKNIKFDIQEANENIAYWNKLLKQKQLEYEKLKIDLQKWQLLGDEKNIQKIQNYIKINLQKKEEIYKHLFDNHTVLWLEAIKNKDKKALKLDDNVLNDAKHIGDIFYKAVDIVVNDFESFAFGSKLLVYNSKKELQLTLDKIWQILNYPLFTVGKRTITPINFFIFVLVLILGWFVGKYYKKFVYSLRHRYEISHATATLLANMGYYTIITLSFLIALKIVGLDLSSLAIIAGALSVGIGFGLQNIVSNFVSGIILMFERSIKVGDYIQIDENTRGEVVDISMRSTIIRTNDNINLIIPNQSFIQNNVINWTLGDDLVRFRVPFGVAYGSDIDKVEKVVLGAIENAKLHYIKKHPTLDVTPRVVFLEMGDSSLNFELMVWVKGAYARRPRRTRSEFLKVIYKALNNAGIEIPFPQQDLHIRDSVPIEIRVKKEDKQN encoded by the coding sequence ATGAGATTTTTATTAATTTTTTTTGTGTTGTTAAATTTTGTTTTCGCTCAAAATGTTGATGAAATTTTAGAAAAAATACCGAAAAACTCGCCGACTTATTCGCTTGACGTCGCCCTTGCCAAAAAGATTAAAACTTTAAAATTCAAACCTTACGAAATTAATCTTTCACCTAAAAATCAAGTCCAATATCTAAAAAGTTTTAAAGATTTGATAAGTATGCAAGAAGATTTTATCACTTTACCTAAAAAAATTGACGATTTGAATGAAAAAATCTCTTTATTAAAAGAACAAAACAGCACGACCTCGGATCTTCAAAAACTATATTATTCGAAACTTCTCGGCATATATAATAAACAATATGAATATTTAAGCCAAAATCTTAAAAAGATAAAAAAAACTCTTTTTGAAAAATTGAAAAATATAAAGTTCGATATTCAAGAAGCGAATGAAAATATCGCTTATTGGAACAAATTATTAAAACAAAAACAATTGGAGTATGAAAAACTAAAAATAGACCTTCAAAAATGGCAGTTGTTAGGAGATGAAAAAAACATACAAAAAATTCAAAATTACATAAAAATAAACCTTCAAAAAAAAGAAGAAATTTATAAACATCTATTTGATAATCATACGGTTTTGTGGCTTGAAGCTATAAAAAATAAAGACAAAAAAGCTCTAAAACTTGACGATAACGTCCTAAACGATGCAAAACATATCGGAGATATTTTTTATAAAGCGGTTGATATCGTCGTAAATGATTTCGAAAGTTTTGCGTTCGGAAGTAAGCTTTTAGTTTATAATTCAAAAAAAGAGCTTCAACTCACACTCGATAAGATTTGGCAGATTTTGAATTATCCTCTTTTTACGGTAGGAAAAAGAACTATTACCCCTATAAATTTTTTTATTTTCGTACTTGTTTTGATATTGGGCTGGTTTGTCGGAAAATATTATAAAAAATTTGTCTATTCTCTAAGACATAGATATGAAATTTCACATGCAACCGCAACACTTCTTGCAAATATGGGTTATTATACGATTATTACGCTTTCGTTTTTGATAGCTTTAAAAATAGTCGGTCTTGATTTAAGCTCACTTGCGATTATCGCCGGTGCTTTATCCGTGGGTATCGGTTTTGGTCTTCAAAATATCGTAAGTAACTTTGTCAGCGGTATTATTTTGATGTTTGAAAGGTCGATAAAAGTGGGGGACTATATCCAAATAGACGAAAACACAAGAGGAGAAGTAGTCGATATATCAATGCGTTCAACCATTATCAGAACGAATGACAATATCAATTTGATTATCCCAAACCAAAGTTTTATTCAAAATAACGTAATTAACTGGACGTTGGGCGATGATTTGGTTAGATTTAGGGTACCTTTTGGCGTAGCGTACGGAAGTGATATCGATAAGGTTGAAAAAGTTGTATTAGGTGCTATTGAAAACGCAAAACTCCATTACATAAAAAAACACCCTACCTTGGACGTTACTCCAAGAGTAGTGTTTTTAGAAATGGGAGATAGCAGTCTTAATTTCGAACTTATGGTTTGGGTAAAAGGAGCTTATGCAAGACGCCCGAGACGTACAAGAAGCGAATTTTTAAAAGTAATATACAAAGCGTTAAATAATGCCGGAATTGAAATTCCTTTCCCTCAACAAGATTTGCATATTAGAGATAGTGTTCCTATTGAGATTAGGGTAAAAAAAGAAGATAAACAAAATTGA
- a CDS encoding chloride channel protein, giving the protein MDKSLKLTFILFTLITGIITGIFIVIYGLLTKFLSYLLFWGDPFESIEHLPWWYLYLIPTVSILIVNYMISKDESVKEYGVAEIAQAVEENRLVFTWKSLFNKIVASALSLSSGFAVGNEGPSAAIGAMVADKFHEFFKLPKKLLKVSLSVGASGGIAAIFVSPITGIMFAIENIAYEFVRDFAGYLILSSVTAFSVALYFLEPLIFNYSAGKFIEYRNIFAGILFIPVITFFIYFYLILKDKLLEFLNKFLTSRFLKYKNYIFAVIGGGVIGTILLISPYAAFSGHELVNFLINDKLHLAYSVIFVIIVLRIIATAVSIYANAVGGIFIALMSIGALVGYGYAEMFNAFFSNITIEPFYFAAIGAALFMGVNMKLPLTALVVALEITYDYNVIVPTGILYIIVSFLVTLTFDIHKMIFKGKK; this is encoded by the coding sequence ATGGATAAATCTTTAAAATTAACCTTTATTCTTTTTACTTTAATAACCGGAATAATAACCGGGATTTTTATCGTTATTTACGGACTTTTGACGAAGTTTTTGTCATATTTGCTTTTTTGGGGAGACCCGTTTGAGAGTATAGAACATCTGCCTTGGTGGTATTTGTATCTGATACCGACCGTTTCTATTTTGATAGTGAATTATATGATTTCAAAAGATGAGAGCGTAAAAGAGTACGGAGTGGCCGAAATTGCTCAGGCTGTAGAGGAAAACAGGCTTGTTTTTACGTGGAAATCTCTTTTTAATAAAATAGTGGCGTCGGCACTATCTCTCTCAAGCGGTTTTGCAGTCGGAAACGAAGGTCCGAGTGCCGCTATCGGTGCTATGGTCGCGGATAAATTTCACGAATTTTTCAAACTTCCCAAAAAACTTTTGAAAGTCTCTTTGAGTGTCGGAGCAAGCGGCGGGATTGCCGCTATTTTCGTATCACCCATAACCGGAATAATGTTTGCCATAGAGAATATTGCATATGAGTTTGTAAGGGATTTTGCCGGATATTTGATACTCTCAAGCGTTACGGCTTTTAGCGTGGCATTATATTTTTTGGAGCCTTTGATTTTTAATTATTCGGCCGGTAAATTTATAGAATACAGAAATATTTTTGCCGGGATATTGTTTATTCCCGTAATAACTTTTTTTATCTACTTTTATTTGATTTTAAAAGATAAGCTTCTTGAATTTTTAAATAAATTTTTGACAAGTAGATTTTTAAAATATAAAAATTATATTTTTGCCGTTATTGGCGGCGGAGTGATAGGTACGATACTTTTAATCTCTCCTTATGCCGCGTTTAGCGGGCACGAGCTTGTTAATTTTTTGATAAACGACAAACTTCATTTGGCGTATAGTGTTATATTTGTCATAATAGTATTAAGAATTATCGCAACGGCCGTATCTATATATGCAAATGCCGTGGGAGGGATATTTATCGCTCTTATGAGTATCGGTGCGCTTGTAGGGTATGGATATGCGGAGATGTTTAATGCTTTTTTTTCAAATATTACAATCGAACCTTTCTATTTTGCCGCAATAGGAGCCGCATTATTTATGGGAGTGAATATGAAACTTCCTTTGACGGCTCTTGTTGTGGCGCTTGAAATTACATACGACTACAACGTAATCGTACCGACGGGGATTTTATATATAATCGTAAGCTTTTTAGTTACTTTGACTTTTGATATTCACAAAATGATTTTTAAAGGTAAAAAATGA
- a CDS encoding MarC family protein, with protein sequence MFKEILFDTISLITILNPIAAAAIMLSLVKYSEIPQVARKTSMTVFIASLVTMFAGGYILKLFGINIPSIKAIGGVVLLIIALNMIQGKEVAPTNATKEEHKAAENRDDVAIIPLAIPILFGPGVITTIIVLSEKSKTVSEKIYLLCAIFLSSFIVFLTLRKADIISKFLGVNGLKIITRLMGLIIGAIAFLFLVGGVKALWINL encoded by the coding sequence ATGTTTAAAGAAATTCTTTTTGATACCATTTCACTTATTACTATTTTAAATCCTATCGCCGCAGCGGCTATTATGCTTTCGCTTGTAAAATATTCAGAAATACCCCAAGTTGCGAGAAAAACTTCGATGACCGTATTTATCGCTTCTCTTGTTACGATGTTTGCGGGGGGATATATATTAAAACTTTTCGGAATAAATATTCCTTCTATAAAAGCGATAGGCGGAGTGGTACTTTTGATTATCGCTCTTAATATGATTCAAGGTAAAGAAGTAGCACCTACAAATGCGACAAAAGAAGAACACAAAGCGGCTGAAAATAGGGATGATGTTGCTATAATTCCGCTTGCAATTCCTATACTTTTCGGTCCGGGAGTCATTACTACCATTATCGTTTTATCGGAAAAATCAAAAACAGTAAGTGAAAAAATTTATTTATTGTGTGCGATATTTTTGTCTTCTTTTATCGTGTTTTTGACATTAAGAAAAGCAGATATCATCTCCAAATTTTTAGGAGTAAACGGGCTTAAAATAATTACGAGACTTATGGGGCTTATAATTGGAGCTATCGCATTTTTATTTTTGGTAGGAGGAGTTAAGGCATTATGGATAAATCTTTAA
- a CDS encoding OmpA family protein, translated as MRKILLGVSLAAAALMAADYQVGAGFGRNAVSNTTMKNYNFLNLRVGKYLPKNHILRVELEKSTSIKIPGVDNDTSLTRALVNVEHYFNLENCKLTPYAFIGGGYQWVKGTYDNAAVADLGIGAKYNLTKAVGLFVEARGLRDFHNNDNHYGFIGGLTYAFGGEKAAPAPAPVKIEKPVIIDSDHDGVSDAKDKCPGTPAGVKVDQNGCPIDSDNDGVPNYLDKCPNTPAGVQVDKNGCALDSDHDGVPNYLDKCPNTPEGFKVDKNGCAINYNFEINFDNNSAKIKPEYMPKIEKFAEFLKNHPDVKAEIQGYTDNRGSYKYNVVLSEKRAKAVYDMLIKLGVPADQLTWAGYGPKNPIASNDTAEGRAKNRRVVAKIIY; from the coding sequence ATGAGAAAAATTTTATTAGGAGTTTCACTTGCAGCAGCGGCTTTAATGGCGGCTGATTATCAAGTTGGAGCTGGATTCGGTAGAAATGCGGTATCTAATACTACTATGAAAAACTACAACTTTTTAAACTTAAGAGTTGGAAAATATCTACCAAAAAATCATATTTTAAGAGTTGAGCTTGAAAAAAGTACTTCAATTAAAATTCCAGGAGTTGACAACGATACTTCACTTACAAGAGCGTTAGTAAATGTAGAGCATTATTTTAATCTTGAAAATTGTAAATTAACTCCGTATGCATTTATCGGTGGTGGTTATCAATGGGTTAAAGGTACTTATGATAACGCAGCAGTAGCTGATTTAGGAATTGGTGCAAAATATAATCTTACGAAAGCGGTTGGTCTTTTTGTTGAAGCAAGAGGTCTTAGAGATTTCCACAACAATGACAACCATTACGGATTTATCGGTGGACTTACTTACGCATTCGGCGGAGAAAAAGCGGCACCGGCACCTGCTCCTGTAAAAATTGAAAAACCAGTAATTATCGATAGCGACCATGACGGTGTATCTGATGCAAAAGATAAATGTCCTGGAACACCTGCCGGAGTTAAAGTAGATCAAAACGGATGTCCTATCGATAGCGATAACGACGGAGTTCCTAATTATCTTGACAAATGCCCTAATACACCTGCGGGAGTTCAAGTAGATAAAAACGGATGTGCGCTTGATAGCGACCATGACGGTGTTCCTAACTACCTTGACAAATGTCCTAACACTCCTGAAGGATTCAAAGTAGATAAAAACGGATGTGCGATTAACTATAACTTCGAAATCAATTTCGATAACAACAGCGCAAAAATCAAACCTGAATATATGCCTAAAATTGAAAAATTTGCGGAATTCTTGAAAAATCATCCTGATGTAAAAGCGGAAATTCAAGGATATACTGATAACAGAGGAAGCTATAAATATAATGTTGTTCTTTCTGAAAAGAGAGCAAAAGCGGTATATGATATGCTAATCAAACTTGGTGTACCTGCTGATCAATTAACTTGGGCAGGATACGGACCTAAAAATCCTATCGCTTCAAATGACACTGCTGAGGGAAGAGCTAAAAACAGAAGAGTGGTAGCGAAAATCATTTATTAA
- a CDS encoding magnesium transporter CorA family protein has product MFIFTDRLLKEEDIQIRENEKQIIFSTVKNEKIIDWLKTHGFPESFIEDIQSEDQSITYEETENFKLLILKYIRFDEEENLLYDDSNVVVIITKNKFFVLAEEKEIITELAKKFEKRYKNQEFEYVTYLIADILVDNTILIVDVIDEALEDLEDSIFHENIEEDELQKDIYYARRTLNRISKVTIQEKDVINKAYNRFPPLIKKKLKYEFIDINEHLKYLINESRTLLDRTGYLLNLHMGILSTRMNKAMQRLAAISLIFLPLTFVVGNYGMNFKYMPELDWKYGYLAVWIINITIAGGIFYWLKKKKWI; this is encoded by the coding sequence ATGTTTATCTTTACTGACAGACTGCTCAAAGAAGAAGATATCCAAATCAGAGAAAACGAAAAACAAATCATCTTCTCTACCGTAAAAAACGAAAAAATTATAGATTGGCTAAAAACACACGGATTTCCAGAAAGTTTCATTGAAGACATCCAAAGCGAAGACCAATCAATCACTTACGAAGAGACTGAAAACTTCAAACTCCTAATCCTAAAATACATTCGTTTCGACGAAGAAGAAAACCTACTTTATGATGACAGTAACGTTGTTGTAATCATTACAAAAAACAAATTTTTCGTTTTAGCAGAAGAAAAAGAGATAATCACCGAACTTGCCAAAAAGTTTGAAAAAAGATATAAAAATCAAGAGTTCGAATACGTTACGTATCTAATAGCCGATATTTTGGTCGACAATACTATTTTGATAGTGGATGTAATAGACGAAGCTTTAGAAGATTTGGAAGATAGTATTTTTCACGAAAACATTGAAGAAGACGAACTCCAAAAAGACATATACTACGCCAGACGTACTTTAAACAGAATTTCAAAAGTCACAATCCAAGAAAAAGACGTAATAAACAAAGCCTACAACAGATTTCCGCCGCTTATAAAGAAAAAATTAAAATACGAATTTATCGATATCAACGAACACTTAAAATACCTAATCAACGAATCAAGAACGTTACTTGACAGAACGGGATACCTATTAAACCTGCATATGGGTATTTTGTCTACGAGAATGAACAAAGCGATGCAACGCTTAGCGGCAATCTCGCTTATCTTCTTACCACTAACTTTCGTGGTCGGTAATTACGGAATGAACTTTAAATATATGCCCGAACTTGATTGGAAATACGGTTATCTTGCCGTTTGGATCATAAATATTACTATTGCCGGCGGTATTTTTTATTGGCTTAAAAAGAAAAAATGGATTTAA
- a CDS encoding chloride channel protein — MHLISTYALGHLVGYLPQDTLKLLSNYTNHTTLNPFMLLVVITTGGLLSGLLVYIFAPEAEGHGTDTVIRAFHRNGGYLRPIVVPIKILASAITIGTGGAAGREGPTALFSAGIGSMYANFRKVGIKKRQVFVLIGMASGLSAVFKAPLGTSIFAIEVLYTNNEFETRELIYILFGPFIAYTITGFLFGWQPIFSVPDIEVTQISTYFKIAILGGVSGIIGFILPNTFYGVRDLFRKIPILPHFKPALGAFVVGLIAIYFPQVLGGGYGFIQESINGNLVGVILLSLLIAKILAFSFTVGSGGSGGVFAPSLFIGAMLGAFMAYVFKESSAVFAVIGMAAVFGAAARTPLSTIVMVAEMTGGYSLLAPATLGVLSAFFVHDILIKTLKPKYVSLYEAQLLSKDYSPIYQVEKIREILTCHSKMLNLEKAVLDREDLLDLLERGEEVEIGGGKYIFFGTFTKKVKLQEGEYFKKYKNVDVIYVFRNGKWLPGFVVNSILEGDEVLLVGSKEAIDRIKDEFVPISQTFSKLRVQHEEIEGLKN, encoded by the coding sequence TTGCATTTGATAAGCACTTATGCGTTAGGTCATCTGGTAGGATATTTACCGCAAGACACTCTAAAACTTCTCTCAAACTATACAAATCATACGACACTTAATCCTTTTATGCTTTTGGTGGTAATTACGACAGGTGGATTATTAAGCGGTCTTTTGGTGTATATTTTCGCTCCCGAAGCGGAAGGTCACGGAACCGATACGGTAATTAGGGCGTTTCACAGAAACGGCGGATATTTAAGACCGATTGTAGTGCCTATAAAAATTTTAGCTTCGGCAATTACTATCGGTACGGGTGGTGCGGCGGGTAGGGAAGGACCGACCGCACTTTTTAGTGCCGGTATCGGGTCTATGTATGCAAATTTTAGAAAGGTAGGAATCAAAAAAAGACAGGTTTTTGTACTTATCGGTATGGCAAGCGGACTTAGTGCGGTATTTAAAGCGCCACTCGGTACTTCAATATTCGCAATAGAAGTTTTATATACGAATAACGAATTTGAAACAAGAGAGCTTATTTATATACTTTTCGGGCCATTTATCGCATATACTATTACCGGATTTTTATTCGGGTGGCAGCCGATTTTTAGTGTGCCCGATATAGAAGTTACTCAAATTTCGACTTATTTTAAAATAGCGATTCTTGGTGGGGTTAGCGGAATTATCGGTTTTATATTGCCAAATACATTTTACGGGGTTAGGGATTTATTTAGAAAAATTCCTATTTTACCTCATTTTAAACCCGCTTTAGGTGCTTTTGTCGTAGGACTTATAGCTATTTATTTTCCTCAAGTTTTAGGAGGAGGATACGGGTTTATTCAAGAGAGTATTAACGGAAATTTGGTAGGAGTGATTTTATTATCGCTTTTGATTGCTAAAATTTTGGCGTTTTCTTTTACGGTAGGAAGCGGCGGAAGCGGTGGTGTGTTTGCACCGTCTTTATTTATCGGGGCAATGCTTGGAGCTTTTATGGCGTATGTTTTTAAAGAATCGAGTGCCGTTTTTGCCGTTATCGGTATGGCGGCTGTTTTTGGAGCGGCGGCGAGGACGCCGCTTTCCACTATCGTTATGGTTGCGGAGATGACCGGAGGATATTCTCTTTTAGCTCCCGCAACTCTTGGAGTTTTAAGTGCGTTTTTCGTTCATGATATTTTGATTAAGACTCTAAAACCGAAATACGTAAGCTTATATGAAGCGCAACTTTTAAGCAAAGACTATTCTCCGATATATCAAGTGGAAAAAATCAGAGAAATTCTCACGTGTCATTCTAAAATGTTAAACCTTGAAAAAGCGGTACTTGATAGAGAGGATTTGCTCGATTTGTTAGAAAGAGGAGAAGAGGTCGAAATAGGCGGTGGAAAATATATATTTTTCGGAACCTTTACCAAAAAAGTAAAACTTCAAGAAGGAGAGTATTTCAAAAAATATAAAAACGTGGACGTTATATATGTTTTTAGAAACGGCAAGTGGCTTCCGGGATTTGTAGTTAATTCGATTTTAGAGGGCGATGAAGTATTACTTGTCGGTTCAAAAGAGGCTATCGATAGAATAAAAGACGAATTCGTACCGATTTCTCAAACTTTCTCAAAACTCAGAGTCCAACACGAAGAGATAGAAGGATTAAAGAATTAA
- a CDS encoding thiamine pyrophosphate-dependent enzyme: MKKIGSLKEFACTPDRFQGGHRLCPGCAHSMIVREVVNATDDDLVISTATGCLEVCSAIYPYTSWDVSWIHIGFENAAAAIAGAEAMHKALARKDRLYNDDRRVKFVAFGGDGGTYDIGFQSLSGAVERGHDFLYVCLDNENYANTGGQRSSATPIGAHTSTTPRGRVSYGEKQRKKDLTMIMAAHGCPYVATAIPGSKHWKDLATKAAKAISTVGPTFINALSPCTTEWKFKPEDTVEIADLAVETCAFPLYEIEDGHKLTINYRPKQKLPIEEYLGAQGRFSHLFKPENKWIIEEWQKQVDEYWDYLQRREEAGV; this comes from the coding sequence ATGAAAAAGATTGGTAGTTTAAAAGAATTCGCTTGTACTCCTGATAGATTCCAAGGTGGGCACAGACTTTGTCCTGGATGTGCTCACTCTATGATAGTAAGAGAAGTTGTGAACGCAACTGACGACGATTTGGTAATTTCGACTGCTACTGGATGTCTTGAAGTATGTAGTGCGATTTATCCATATACTTCTTGGGACGTTTCTTGGATTCATATCGGATTTGAAAACGCAGCGGCTGCAATTGCCGGGGCGGAAGCTATGCATAAAGCGCTTGCAAGAAAAGACAGACTTTATAATGACGATAGAAGAGTTAAATTCGTAGCATTCGGTGGAGACGGTGGTACTTACGATATCGGTTTCCAATCACTATCCGGTGCTGTTGAGAGAGGACACGATTTTCTATATGTATGTTTGGATAACGAAAACTACGCAAATACGGGAGGACAAAGAAGTTCGGCAACACCTATCGGTGCTCACACTTCTACGACTCCAAGAGGTAGAGTAAGTTACGGTGAAAAACAAAGAAAAAAAGACCTTACTATGATTATGGCGGCACACGGATGTCCGTATGTTGCAACTGCAATTCCTGGTAGCAAACACTGGAAAGACTTAGCGACAAAAGCGGCAAAAGCTATCAGTACGGTAGGACCTACATTTATTAACGCACTAAGTCCTTGTACGACCGAGTGGAAATTTAAACCTGAAGATACTGTAGAAATCGCTGATTTGGCAGTTGAAACATGTGCTTTCCCTCTTTATGAAATCGAAGACGGGCATAAACTTACAATTAACTATAGACCGAAACAAAAACTTCCTATCGAAGAGTATCTCGGAGCTCAAGGAAGATTTAGTCACTTATTCAAACCTGAAAACAAATGGATTATCGAAGAGTGGCAAAAACAAGTTGACGAATATTGGGATTATCTACAAAGAAGAGAGGAAGCAGGAGTTTAA
- a CDS encoding 2-oxoacid:ferredoxin oxidoreductase subunit alpha, producing MAERYELKNKEVWDGNMAAAHALRQAQVDVVAAYPITPSTPIVQNYAQFLADGYVDGEFVMVESEHSAMSACVGAAAAGGRVATATSSQGYALMVEVLYQASGMRLPIVMTVVNRALASPLNIHGDHSDLYLGRDAGWIHLIANNPQEAYDLTLCAFRIGEDDRVRLPVTTNQDGFLVSHTAQVVEPLQDEDAYKFVGEYKAKNPMLDTKNPVTYGAQTEEEWHFEHKANQHKALMDSFPVIEEVFKEFEKVSGRKYNLVETYKLDDADVALVLMGSAYETAMLAVDKAREEGIKVGLLMPRVFRPFPYNEVAEKLKGVKAVAALDRSAPMGTTGALYNEVAGALAAKGESAILTNYIYGLGGRDTTVEHILEVIKETNENAKAGKRVTPLQGFINLRGPKLSFN from the coding sequence ATGGCTGAAAGATATGAATTAAAAAATAAGGAAGTTTGGGACGGAAATATGGCGGCTGCCCATGCGCTAAGACAAGCGCAAGTTGACGTAGTGGCTGCTTATCCTATTACACCTTCGACTCCTATCGTACAAAATTACGCTCAATTTTTAGCGGACGGATATGTTGACGGTGAATTCGTAATGGTTGAATCAGAGCATTCGGCTATGAGTGCTTGTGTGGGTGCTGCTGCGGCTGGTGGTAGAGTTGCTACTGCAACGTCAAGCCAAGGTTATGCGTTAATGGTAGAGGTACTTTATCAAGCAAGCGGTATGAGACTTCCTATCGTTATGACTGTAGTAAACAGAGCGCTTGCGTCACCTCTAAACATTCATGGAGACCACAGCGACCTTTATTTGGGTAGAGATGCAGGATGGATTCATCTTATCGCAAACAACCCTCAAGAAGCATACGATTTAACTCTTTGTGCTTTTAGAATCGGTGAAGACGATAGAGTAAGACTTCCGGTAACAACTAACCAAGACGGATTTTTAGTATCTCATACGGCTCAAGTGGTAGAGCCTCTTCAAGACGAAGACGCATATAAATTCGTAGGTGAATACAAAGCTAAAAACCCAATGCTTGATACTAAAAACCCTGTAACTTACGGTGCGCAAACTGAAGAAGAGTGGCATTTCGAACACAAAGCAAACCAACACAAAGCGCTAATGGATAGTTTCCCTGTAATCGAAGAAGTATTTAAAGAATTCGAAAAAGTAAGCGGAAGAAAATACAATCTTGTAGAAACATACAAACTTGACGACGCGGACGTTGCGCTCGTACTAATGGGAAGTGCATATGAGACTGCAATGCTTGCTGTGGATAAAGCAAGAGAAGAAGGAATCAAAGTAGGTCTTCTTATGCCAAGAGTATTCAGACCGTTCCCATACAACGAAGTGGCTGAAAAACTAAAAGGCGTAAAAGCCGTAGCTGCGCTTGATAGAAGTGCTCCTATGGGTACTACGGGTGCGCTTTATAACGAAGTGGCGGGTGCTTTAGCTGCTAAAGGCGAGAGTGCAATCCTTACTAATTACATTTACGGACTTGGTGGTAGAGATACTACTGTTGAGCATATTTTAGAAGTTATTAAAGAAACTAACGAAAACGCAAAAGCTGGAAAAAGAGTTACGCCTCTACAAGGATTTATTAACCTTAGAGGTCCGAAACTTTCATTTAATTAA
- a CDS encoding 4Fe-4S dicluster-binding protein yields the protein MATPKDMLTTWDKVQFGAVLPSFEDPEHKKRSKFHSYNYTVADWRVEKPVFNRELCIDCDYCWVFCPDSCFQVEEVVNKRGKKQAKIVGINYNLCKGCGVCVEVCPTPIKSLLMFPEYVDNEEALKQWPKKD from the coding sequence ATGGCAACACCTAAAGATATGCTAACAACTTGGGATAAAGTGCAATTCGGTGCGGTTCTTCCTTCATTCGAAGACCCTGAGCACAAAAAAAGAAGCAAATTCCATTCATACAACTATACTGTAGCTGATTGGAGAGTTGAAAAACCTGTATTTAATAGAGAACTTTGTATCGACTGTGACTACTGCTGGGTATTTTGTCCGGATAGTTGTTTCCAAGTGGAAGAAGTCGTAAACAAAAGAGGTAAAAAACAAGCTAAAATCGTAGGTATTAACTACAACCTTTGTAAAGGATGCGGTGTATGTGTAGAAGTATGTCCTACACCGATTAAATCTCTTTTAATGTTCCCTGAATATGTGGATAACGAAGAGGCACTAAAACAATGGCCTAAAAAAGATTAA
- a CDS encoding pyruvate flavodoxin oxidoreductase subunit gamma gives MLQIRWHSRAGQGAVTGAKALADVMARTGKYVQAYSVYGAEKRGAPMTAYDKIDDQPILDHSKWMAPDYVLVIDPSLVFQEEIVDNTNDDTIFIVTSHLDKDDLVKVATHLQGKKVYVVDAIKISQEEIGRAIPNTPMLGAFMKISNIIPFEDFLVSIEDILSKFPKKIIEGNLRAIKRAYEEVK, from the coding sequence ATGCTACAAATTAGATGGCACTCTCGTGCGGGACAAGGTGCGGTAACAGGTGCAAAAGCACTTGCTGACGTAATGGCGAGAACAGGAAAATACGTTCAAGCATATTCGGTTTACGGTGCGGAAAAAAGAGGTGCACCGATGACTGCTTATGATAAAATTGACGATCAGCCGATTTTAGACCACTCTAAATGGATGGCTCCTGATTATGTACTTGTAATCGACCCGTCACTTGTATTCCAAGAAGAGATTGTTGATAATACTAACGACGATACTATTTTTATCGTTACATCTCACCTTGATAAAGATGATTTGGTAAAAGTTGCGACTCATCTTCAAGGAAAAAAAGTTTACGTAGTTGACGCGATTAAAATTTCGCAAGAAGAAATCGGAAGAGCGATTCCGAACACTCCTATGCTCGGAGCATTTATGAAAATCAGTAATATTATTCCGTTTGAAGATTTCTTGGTTTCTATTGAAGATATTCTTTCAAAATTCCCTAAGAAAATCATCGAAGGTAACTTAAGAGCTATCAAAAGAGCTTATGAAGAAGTAAAATAA